One window of the Thermodesulfobacteriota bacterium genome contains the following:
- a CDS encoding site-2 protease family protein produces MGPILMLFKNPGAFFLLMIPLLYSVIIHEVAHGWVAEKMGDTTARWMGRITFNPIKHLDPIGTLMLLLFGFGWARPVPVNFSNFRDYRKGMILVSAAGITANIILAFLALLIISINIFSPWGTMAAILSVLAKINIILAAFNLIPIPPLDGSKILMGFVSNRTQYQLMQLEPYGMFIIIGLLFFGLLNPLITFFEQIIVSIINLIL; encoded by the coding sequence GTGGGACCAATCCTTATGCTTTTCAAGAATCCAGGGGCTTTTTTCCTTTTGATGATTCCTCTTTTATATTCTGTAATAATCCATGAAGTTGCCCATGGCTGGGTAGCGGAAAAAATGGGGGACACAACCGCCAGATGGATGGGAAGAATAACCTTTAACCCGATTAAACACTTAGACCCCATTGGCACACTGATGCTCCTTCTCTTTGGTTTTGGGTGGGCTAGGCCAGTCCCTGTTAATTTTTCAAATTTTAGAGACTATCGGAAAGGGATGATTTTGGTATCTGCCGCCGGCATTACTGCAAATATCATTCTGGCTTTCTTGGCACTTTTAATCATAAGTATAAATATATTTTCTCCTTGGGGGACGATGGCAGCCATATTATCAGTCCTTGCCAAGATAAATATCATTTTGGCAGCCTTTAACCTGATACCTATCCCTCCTTTAGATGGCTCTAAGATATTGATGGGTTTTGTTTCTAACAGAACTCAATACCAACTGATGCAATTAGAACCATATGGGATGTTTATCATCATAGGGCTACTCTTCTTTGGCTTGTTAAATCCATTGATCACATTCTTTGAGCAGATAATAGTAAGTATTATAAATTTGATTCTGTAG